A portion of the Osmia lignaria lignaria isolate PbOS001 chromosome 15, iyOsmLign1, whole genome shotgun sequence genome contains these proteins:
- the Ca-alpha1D gene encoding ca[2+]-channel protein alpha[[1]] subunit D isoform X2, with product MSAGGDGGSGLGPPELPGAQPTAATPPILGQHRNPQSGQDGQPATALSQTGQTLGTNTGAAKSATKRPARRGGKPPPDRPVRALFCLPLKNPLRKMCIDVVEWKPFEWLILMTIFANCVALAVYTPYPFGDSNLTNQYLEKIEYIFLVIFTVECVMKIIAYGFVAHPGAYLRNGWNILDFSIVVIGMVSTVLSILMKEGFDVKALRAFRVLRPLRLVSGVPSLQVVLNSILRAMIPLLHIALLVLFVIIIYAIIGLELFSGKMHKTCRHNVTDAIMEEPVPCGDGGFQCDNVGPDYYCSKQFWEGPNWGITNFDNFGLAMLTVFQCVTLEGWTDVLYSIEDAMGSSWQWIYFISMVILGAFFVMNLILGVLSGEFSKEREKAKARGDFHKLREKQQIEDDLRGYLDWITQAEDIEPETDEPKMQDGKSKQQSEMESTDQLEGDEEGVQQESVWRRKKRDFDRVNRRMRRACRKAVKSQVFYWLIIVLVFLNTGVLATEHYNQPHWLDDFQEITNMFFIALFSMEMMLKMYSLGFQGYFVSLFNRFDCFVVIGSITEMILTNTQVMPPLGVSVLRCVRLLRVFKVTKYWKSLSNLVASLLNSIQSIASLLLLLFLFIVIFALLGMQVFGGKFNFSELQDKPRHNFDSFWQSLLTVFQILTGEDWNAVMYDGIRAYGGVASFGMLACFYFIILFICGNYILLNVFLAIAVDNLADAESLTAIEKEAEEEAKKNKSHSASPARDEESGEQGDGGEGTGGEDEGGGTDLEHDPNETMEDYEAALDTETSEKSEDMNTHAKVRLNIEESDEEVEEEEEVEQNEMHDDGTEQGVSARPRRMSEFNMATKRQPIPPASAFFIFSQTNRIRVFCHWLCNHSYFGNVILVCIMISSAMLAAEDPLSASSYRNQILLNFDYFFTTVFTIEIWLKMISYGFIIHDGAFCRSAFNLLDLLVVCSSLISMSFSSGAFSVVKVLRVLRVLRPLRAINRAKGLKYVVKCVIVAIKTIGNIMLVTYLLQFMFAVIGVQLFKGKFFLCTDASKMTKDECQGTYLEFENGNINKPVMKERSWCQNRFHFDDVAKAMLTLFTVSTFEGWPSLLDVSIDSNKEDHGPIHNFRPIVAAYYIIYIIIIAFFMVNIFVGFVIVTFQNEGEQEYKNCELDKNQRNCIEFALKAKPVRRYIPKHRIQYKVWWFVTSQPFEYTIFTLIMINTVTLAMKFYRQPEIYTEALDVLNMIFTAVFALEFIFKLAAFRFKNYFGDAWNVFDFIIVLGSFIDIVYSEVNPGSTIISINFFRLFRVMRLVKLLSRGEGIRTLLWTFIKSFQALPYVALLIIMLFFIYAVIGMQVFGKIAIDDDTSIDRNNNFQSFPQAVLVLFRSATGEAWQEIMMDCSAQPGKVMCDPNSDEFNNQNGCGSDIAFPYFISFYVLCSFLIINLFVAVIMDNFDYLTRDWSILGPHHLDEFIRLWSEYDPDAKGRIKHLDVVTLLRKISPPLGFGKLCPHRVACKRLVSMNMPLNSDGTVLFNATLFAVVRTSLRIKTEGNIDDANSELREVIKKIWKRTSPKLLDQVVPPPGGDDEVTVGKFYATFLIQDYFRRFKKRKEQEMKDGDKECHNTVTLQAGLRTLHEAGPELKRAISGNLEELLDDNPEPMHRRNHSLFGSVWSSMRKGHHSFNRARSLKVNSTTKASPTNSIDFLPYSSLQRTGGPDAPNQITARSHQVVPNVAGGLSDSAMNQMGIDAKLTGIEENIPLRPLAGFGNPVQQQSTTYHPSYKVVDVQDGIERQLTPPTPPPRRNPPLSAEPAIVLLSSSKSASATPSIATCTNTSTATTSPSSNGTSSSNGTRCYYSYATRPCCVDCAVWSNHAAIDREDGDSSAGSEFSESDGSRGSEGSEEIGSDEGEEVGAGGGRGEGGEGGEGGGSGESSSWSDSEKLGRRGGSLRQEIGAASRSRARGRRGLSSLVGKSAPSSFRKRDPNGGGQSSSSTTSASTGFAQSVANGLKLAQTQAIAVAGFLADVDDSRHDRVCASCLSHRAYQGRVSWAGESNGSIGAERLSHSLPGSPADRKPNFEVIGSAESLVGRVLVEQGLGKYCDPEFVRYTSREMQEALDMTREEMDRAAHQLLLQERRGQPLSYQLQQGPEQPWTLPGYQQMQPSTGIGYQPLQEQQPTTGSRQYRPYYRGAGASPGTATGQATLSDPATQQQQPPPS from the exons ATGAGCGCGGGGGGGGATGGGGGCTCGGGGTTGGGCCCCCCTGAGCTGCCGGGGGCCCAGCCGACTGCCGCGACCCCCCCCATCCTCGGGCAGCACCGGAACCCCCAATCTGGCCAGGACGGACAGCCAGCTACAGCACTGTCGCAAACGGGCCAGACACTCGGGACCAACACCGGTGCCGCCAAATCCGCAACCAAGAGGCCGGCTCGAAGGGGCGGTAAACCTCCGCCCGATAGGCCTGTCAGGGCCCTTTTCTGTCTACCCCTCAAGAATCCTCTGCGAAAAATGTGCATCGACGTCGTCGAATGGAA ACCTTTCGAGTGGCTTATTCTCATGACGATATTCGCGAACTGCGTTGCCCTGGCAGTCTACACACCATACCCGTTCGGTGATTCTAATTTGACCAACCAATATTTG GAAAAAATAGAGTATATATTTCTTGTGATTTTTACGGTCGAGTGCGTGATGAAGATCATCGCTTACGGTTTCGTGGCTCATCCTGGAGCTTACCTTCGGAACGGATGGAACATATTAGATTTCTCGATAGTAGTCATAGG AATGGTGAGCACGGTGTTGTCGATACTAATGAAAGAAGGCTTCGACGTGAAAGCGCTGAGGGCTTTTCGAGTATTACGACCCCTTAGGCTGGTTTCCGGAGTACCGA GTCTTCAAGTGGTCTTAAACTCTATTTTGAGAGCGATGATACCCCTTCTACATATCGCTCTGCTCGTTCTATTCGTCATCATTATTTACGCTATCATTGGCCTCGAGCTGTTCTCTGGCAAAATGCATAAAACATGCAGGCATAATGTGACTG ACGCGATAATGGAAGAGCCAGTTCCTTGCGGAGACGGCGGCTTTCAGTGCGACAACGTTGGGCCCGATTACTATTGTAGCAAACAATTTTGGGAGGGTCCAAACTGGGGTATCACGAATTTCGACAACTTTGGCCTTGCCATGTTGACGGTCTTCCAATGTGTCACGCTCGAGGGTTGGACGGACGTACTTTATAGC ATCGAAGACGCGATGGGAAGCTCGTGGCAATGGATCTATTTCATTTCTATGGTCATACTTGGAGCTTTCTTCGTGATGAACCTGATTCTCGGTGTGCTGTCCGG CGAGTTCtctaaagagagagagaaagcaaaGGCGAGGGGTGACTTCCACAAACTCAGGGAGAAGCAACAAATCGAGGACGATCTGAGGGGTTATCTGGATTGGATCACGCAGGCGGAGGACATCGAGCCGGAAACCGACGAGCCGAAAATGCAAGACGGCAAAT CGAAACAGCAAAGCGAGATGGAGAGCACGGATCAGCTGGAGGGTGACGAGGAAGGAGTTCAACAAGAATCCGTGTGGAGGAGAAAAAAGCGGGACTTTGATAG AGTGAACAGGAGAATGAGAAGGGCCTGTAGAAAAGCCGTCAAGTCGCAGGTTTTCTACTGGTTGATCATAGTATTGGTTTTCCTGAACACCGGAGTTCTGGCGACCGAACACTACAATCAACCGCATTGGTTGGATGATTTTCAAG AGATCACGAACATGTTTTTTATCGCGCTGTTCTCCATGGAGATGATGCTGAAGATGTACAGTTTAGGATTTCAA GGTTACTTTGTCTCGCTGTTTAATCGTTTCGATTGCTTCGTGGTGATCGGCTCGATCACCGAGATGATCCTTACGAACACACAGGTGATGCCACCCTTAGGCGTCTCCGTTCTCCGTTGCGTCCGATTACTCAGGGTATTCAAAGTGACAAA atATTGGAAGTCGCTGTCGAATTTGGTGGCTTCTCTGTTGAATTCGATACAGTCGATCGCGTCTCTGTTGCTTCTACTCTTCCTCTTTATAGTGATCTTTGCTCTTCTCGGCATGCAG GTATTTGGTGGAAAGTTCAATTTTAGCGAGTTACAGGACAAACCTCGTCACAATTTCGACAGTTTCTGGCAAAGTTTGTTGACGGTGTTTCAA ATATTGACAGGCGAGGATTGGAACGCCGTAATGTACGATGGTATCAGAGCTTACGGAGGCGTAGCCAGCTTCGGCATGCTTGCCTGTTTTTATTTCATCATTCTGTTTATATGCGGTAATT ATATTCTACTGAACGTCTTCTTGGCCATCGCTGTCGATAACCTCGCGGATGCCGAGTCATTGACTGCCATCGAAAAGGAAGCCGAAGAAGAG GCCAAGAAGAATAAATCTCACAGTGCCTCGCCAGCTAGGGACGAAGAGAGCGGGGAACAGGGTGACGGTGGCGAAGGAACAGGTGGAGAGGACGAAGGTGGTGGCACGGATTTGGAACATGATCCGAACGAGACGATGGAAGATTACGAGGCAGCTTTGGACACGGAAAC GTCGGAAAAGAGCGAAGACATGAATACTCACGCGAAAGTACGGCTGAATATAGAAGAGTCCGACGAAGAggtggaggaagaagaggaagtcgAACAAAACGAGATGCACG ACGACGGTACGGAACAAGGTGTGTCAGCCAGACCACGGAGAATGTCCGAGTTCAATATGGCCACGAAAAGGCAACCGATTCCCCCTGCAtcggcatttttcattttctcacaAACGAACAG GATTCGCGTGTTCTGTCATTGGCTCTGCAATCATAGTTATTTTGGCAACGTGATTCTCGTTTGTATCATGATATCATCGGCAATGTTGGCCGCCGAAGATCCGCTGAGCGCTTCGTCTTATAGAAATCAG ATATTACTGAATTTCGACTATTTTTTCACCACAGTGTTTACGATCGAGATTTGGTTGAAAATGATCTCGTACGGTTTTATCATACACGACGGCGCTTTCTGTCGATCGGCGTTTAATTTGCTCGACCTGTTGGTCGTTTGCTCTTCTCTCATTTCTATGTCTTTCAG TTCCGGTGCATTTTCCGTAGTGAAGGTGCTTCGTGTGTTGCGCGTTCTCAGACCTCTGCGTGCCATCAATCGTGCCAAGGGATTAAAG TACGTAGTGAAGTGTGTGATTGTCGCCATTAAAACGATCGGCAACATTATGTTGGTCACCTATCTCCTACAGTTCATGTTCGCTGTTATCGGGGTACAGCTGTTTAAG GGTAAATTTTTCTTATGTACCGATGCATCGAAAATGACGAAGGACGAGTGTCA GGGTACATACCTCGAATTTGAGAACGGTAACATTAATAAACCGGTGATGAAGGAGAGAAGTTGGTGCCAGAATCGTTTCCACTTCGACGACGTGGCGAAAGCGATGCTCACCCTTTTTACCGTATCAACGTTCGAAGGCTGGCCTTC ATTGCTAGACGTGTCGATCGACTCTAACAAGGAGGATCACGGACCAATTCATAATTTTCGGCCGATAGTCGCCGCGTACTACATCATTTACATCATTATCATAGCATTCTTCATGGTCAACATCTTCGTTGGTTTCGTTATTGTCACTTTCCAGAATGAGGGTGAGCAAGAGTACAAAAACTGCGAGCTCGATAAGAATCAG CGGAATTGCATCGAGTTCGCGTTAAAGGCTAAACCAGTGCGACGATACATACCGAAGCATCGAATACAGTACAAAGTATGGTGGTTCGTCACCTCACAACCGTTCGAGTATACAATTTTCACTCTGATCATGATCAATACCGTCACGCTGGCAATGAAGTTCTACCGGCAACCGGAAATCTACACGGAAGCGTTGGATGTTCTCAACATGATCTTCACCGCTGTCTTTGCCCTCGAATTCATCTTCAAACTTGCGGCATTTCGATTTAAG AATTACTTTGGCGATGCTTGGAACGTGTTCGATTTTATCATCGTGCTTGGAAGCTTCATCGATATCGTTTACTCGGAAGTGAAC CCCGGCTCGACCATCATTTCCATCAACTTCTTTCGACTATTCCGCGTGATGCGATTGGTCAAGTTGCTGAGCAGAGGGGAAGGTATCAGAACGCTACTCTGGACGTTTATCAAATCCTTTCAAGCTCTGCCCTACGTAGCCCTTCTCATCATAATGTTGTTCTTCATTTACGCTGTGATAGGAATGCAG GTATTTGGAAAAATTGCAATCGACGACGACACGTCGATAGACCGAAACAATAACTTCCAGTCGTTTCCGCAAGCGGTGTTGGTATTATTTCGATCGGCTACAG GAGAGGCTTGGCAAGAGATTATGATGGACTGTTCGGCGCAACCGGGCAAAGTGATGTGCGATCCGAATAGCGATGAATTCAACAACCAAAATGGCTGTGGATCCGACATTGCATTTCCCTACTTTATATCTTTCTACGTTTTATGCTCTTTCCTT ATCATCAATCTCTTCGTCGCCGTGATCATGGACAATTTCGATTACTTGACGAGGGATTGGTCGATCCTGGGTCCGCATCATTTGGACGAGTTTATTCGTCTCTGGTCCGAGTACGATCCTGACGCGAAAGGTCGCATCAAGCACCTGGACGTGGTCACACTGCTGAGAAAGATATCACCGCCTTTAGGTTTCGGTAAACTCTGCCCTCATCGTGTCGCGTGCAAA AGGCTGGTCTCGATGAACATGCCGTTGAACAGCGACGGCACGGTTTTGTTCAACGCGACCCTGTTCGCCGTGGTGAGAACTTCGCTGCGAATCAAAACCGAGGGTAACATCGACGATGCGAACTCCGAGCTCAGAGAAGTGATCAAAAAGATCTGGAAAAGGACCAGCCCGAAACTGTTGGATCAAGTGGTGCCACCGCCAGGAGGCGACGACGAAGTAACCGTTGGTAAATTCTACGCGACCTTCCTGATCCAGGACTACTTCCGAAGATTCAAGAAGCGCAAGGAGCAAGAGATGAAAGACGGCGATAAAGAGTGTCACAACACGGTTACGCTTCAG GCCGGACTGAGAACCTTGCACGAAGCTGGACCCGAGTTAAAGAGAGCCATTTCTGGGAACTTGGAAGAACTTTTGGACGACAATCCGGAGCCTATGCACAGG AGAAATCATTCGCTGTTTGGAAGCGTGTGGTCGAGCATGAGAAAGGGACATCACAGTTTCAATCGAGCTAGGTCGTTGAAAGTAAATTCAACGACTAAG GCGTCTCCGACGAATTCCATCGATTTCCTGCCGTACTCGTCGCTTCAGAGAACAGGCGGTCCCGACGCACCGAACCAAATAACCGCGAGGTCTCATCAAGTTGTGCCAAACGTAGCGGG TGGGCTAAGCGACAGCGCGATGAATCAAATGGGAATCGATGCGAAGCTCACGGGCATAGAGGAGAATATTCCTCTGAGACCGTTGGCCGGGTTCGGGAATCCCGTCCAGCAACAATCAACCACCTATCATCCCTCTTACAAAGTGGTCGA TGTTCAGGACGGAATCGAGCGGCAGCTGACCCCACCAACGCCACCGCCAAGAAGGAACCCACCCTTGTCCGCCGAACCAGCCATCGTACTACTATCGTCCAGCAAGTCCGCCAGCGCAACGCCGTCGATCGCCACGTGCACCAACACCTCGACTGCCACCACCAGCCCGAGTTCCAACGGCACCTCTTCCTCCAATGGGACCCGCTGTTATTATTCCTACGCCACTCGGCCTTGCTGCGTCGATTGTGCCGTCTGGAGTAATCACG CAGCCATAGATCGCGAGGACGGTGATTCGTCAGCGGGAAGCGAGTTCAGCGAGTCGGATGGGTCAAGAGGGTCGGAAGGATCCGAAGAAATAGGATCGGATGAGGGAGAAGAGGTTGGAGCTGGAGGAGGCAGAGGTGAAGGAGGTGAAGGAGGAGAGGGAGGAGGGTCAGGAGAGTCTAGCAGTTGGAGCGACTCGGAGAAATTAGGACGTCGAGGAGGATCCCTGAGGCAGGAGATTGGCGCGGCGTCTCGGTCTCGGGCTCGTGGTCGACGCGGATTGAGCTCGTTGGTCGGCAAGTCGGCGCCGTCGAGTTTCCGGAAACGTGACCCGAATGGCGGTGGACAATCGAGCAGCTCGACTACGTCCGCGAGTACCGGGTTCGCGCAAAGCGTCGCCAACGGGCTGAAACTAGCTCAGACACAGGCGATCGCCGTTGCCGGATTCCTCGCCGACGTCGACGATTCGCGCCACGATCGCGTCTGCGCCTCCTGTCTGTCGCATCGAGCTTACCAAGGCAGAG TGTCCTGGGCCGGAGAGAGTAACGGAAGCATCGGCGCAGAGCGCCTGTCCCACAGTTTGCCGGGCAGTCCTGCGGACCGGAAGCCTAACTTCGAGGTCATCGGAAGCGCCGAGAGTCTAGTCGGTCGG GTTCTGGTGGAACAAGGACTGGGCAAGTATTGCGACCCAGAGTTCGTCAGATACACGTCGCGAGAGATGCAAGAAGCGCTGGACATGACGCGCGAAGAGATGGATCGAGCTGCTCATCAGTTGCTTCTGCAAGAACGTCGAGGACAACCGCTTTCCTACCAGTTACAGCAAGGACCGGAGCAACCGTGGACTTTACCGGGCTACCAACAGATGCAACCGTCGACAGGTATCGGTTATCAACCGCTACAGGAGCAACAACCTACTACTGGTTCGCGACAGTACCGACCATATTATCGAGGCGCCGGCGCCAGCCCCGGCACCGCTACCGGTCAAGCGACACTCTCGGATCCAGCCACGCAACAACAGCAACCTCCACCATCTTAG